The following are encoded in a window of Panicum virgatum strain AP13 chromosome 5N, P.virgatum_v5, whole genome shotgun sequence genomic DNA:
- the LOC120674629 gene encoding Werner Syndrome-like exonuclease has product MIVGLDTEWKRLDDDACMMALLQLCVRTRVLVFQVLYAACCDLPEVLKRFLTKEDHIFTGAHIENDVKRLRDDFGITISNPIDLQLVVPEAASRFKYLCGPHPKYRVRHSSLEKIATEVLRLPHLKKPGGVDYNNWDTKYLHRLQVEYAAVDAYLSYEIAKQLEIMEDFKFV; this is encoded by the coding sequence ATGATCGTTGGATTGGACACCGAGTGGAAAAGGCTCGACGACGACGCCTGCATGATGGCCCTCTTGCAGTTGTGTGTCAGAACTCGTGTCCTTGTGTTCCAGGTCCTCTATGCTGCCTGCTGCGACCTCCCCGAAGTCTTGAAGAGGTTCCTGACAAAGGAGGACCACATCTTCACCGGTGCACACATCGAGAACGACGTGAAGCGGCTGCGGGACGACTTTGGCATCACAATATCCAATCCGATTGACCTCCAATTGGTAGTCCCCGAAGCCGCTTCTAGATTCAAGTACCTTTGCGGACCCCATCCCAAGTACAGAGTTCGTCATTCGTCGCTCGAGAAGATCGCGACAGAGGTACTACGCCTACCTCATCTCAAAAAGCCAGGGGGCGTCGATTACAATAACTGGGACACAAAGTATTTGCACAGATTGCAGGTGGAGTACGCCGCCGTAGACGCGTACCTCTCCTACGAGATCGCGAAGCAATTGGAGATCATGGAAgactttaaatttgtttag